In Zea mays cultivar B73 chromosome 7, Zm-B73-REFERENCE-NAM-5.0, whole genome shotgun sequence, the following proteins share a genomic window:
- the LOC103633514 gene encoding lactoylglutathione lyase, with the protein MGEACRDAAAAGRQLLQDEAGGGGGRHAEKELVGDPTHDSAVSAKLYEDVPATPMMALNHISRLCESVDASVRFYVKALGFVLIQRPPALDFSGAWLFNYGVGIHLVQRDDARRAPDVRPEEAELDPMDNHVSFQCEDMGAMERRLREMRVRYMKRTINEEEGSPIDQLFFRDPDGFMIEICNCENLELVPAGAFGRLRLPRDRHNPPVRMVAGSDE; encoded by the exons ATGGGAGAAGCGTGCAGGGACGCGGCGGCTGCGGGCCGGCAGCTGCTGCAGGACGAAGCGGGCGGAGGAGGAGGGCGTCACGCGGAGAAGGAGCTCGTCGGTGACCCGACCCACGACTCGGCCGTCTCGGCGAAGCTGTACGAGGACGTGCCGGCGACGCCGATGATGGCGCTCAACCACATCTCCCGCCTGTGCGAATCCGTCGACGCCTCCGTCCGGTTCTACGTCAAGGCGCTCGGCTTCGTGCTCATCCAGCGCCCGCCGGCGCTCGACTTCTCCGGCGCATG GCTCTTCAACTACGGCGTGGGTATCCACCTCGTGCAGCGCGACGACGCGCGGCGGGCCCCCGACGTGAGGCCGGAGGAGGCGGAGCTGGACCCCATGGACAACCACGTGTCGTTCCAGTGCGAGGACATGGGCGCCATGGAGCGGCGGCTGCGGGAGATGCGCGTGCGGTACATGAAGCGGACCATCAACGAGGAGGAAGGGTCGCCCATCGACCAGCTCTTCTTCAGGGACCCGGACGGCTTCATGATCGAGATCTGCAACTGCGAGAACCTGGAGCTCGTCCCCGCCGGCGCCTTCGGCCGCCTCAGGCTGCCCCGCGACCGCCACAACCCGCCCGTGCGCATGGTCGCCGGCAGCGACGagtag